The genome window GGAGCGAGCAAGACGTCGCTTTTTAGACAATCAAAAGCGTGGAATTGAATCTTCTATTGAAAAGCTTCAAGAAGAAATTGCCCTGCGCGATAAAATGGATAGCGAGCGTGAAGCATCGCCACTAATTCAAGCAGAAGAAGCCATATTTTTAGATACGACAGCATTGTCAATTGATGGTGCAGCACAGGCCATTTTAAAATTAGCGCAAGAAAAAATGGTATAAATCCTAAAATTTCAGACATTTTTTGAATTTAAAGGATTTATTTTTGTCTTTGTCTTCAATATCGAATAAAATAGTAAGGGAAGATGCGAAGGAGGGTTACATATGTCTGAAGAAATGAACTATGCAGAACAAACGTTTAACGAAGGTGATATCGTCAAAGGTATTGCAGAGCAAGTTGATGAAAAAGCGGTAACTGTTTCAATTCCAGGTGCACCATTCGACGGTATTGTACCAATAAGTGAATTATCAAGCTTACACATTGAAAAAGCGTCTGACGTAATCTCTGTTGGAGATGAGTTGGAGTTGATGATTACAAAGGTTGAAGAAGAAAACTATGTATTATCAAAACGTAAAGTAGATGCTTTAAAAGCATGGGATACACTTGAGCAACAATTCAACGCTGAGGAAGTTTTCGAAGCGGAAGTAAAAGATATTGTTAAAGGTGGTCTTGTCGTAGATTTAGGAGTACGTGGCTTCGTTCCAGCATCCCTTGTAGAAGACTACTTTGTAGATGATTTTGAAGGTTATAAAGGCAAATCTCTTAGTTTTAAAATTGTCGAGCTTGATAAAGATAAAAATCGTTTAATTTTATCACATCGCGCTGTAGTGGAAGCCGAAAAAGCTTCGCAAAAGAAAACGGTCATTGGCCAAATTAAAACTGGCGATGTGTTAGACGGTAAAGTACAGCGTATTGCATCATTTGGTGCATTCATCGATCTTGGTGGTATTGATGGCCTGGTGCATATTTCACAAGTGTCTCATGAACATGTGAGTGATGTGAGCGAGGTTTTATCAGAAGGCCAAGAGGTGAAGGTAAAGGTTCTTTCTGTAGACCCAGAAAATGAGCGTATTTCGTTATC of Lysinibacillus agricola contains these proteins:
- the rpsA gene encoding 30S ribosomal protein S1, producing MSEEMNYAEQTFNEGDIVKGIAEQVDEKAVTVSIPGAPFDGIVPISELSSLHIEKASDVISVGDELELMITKVEEENYVLSKRKVDALKAWDTLEQQFNAEEVFEAEVKDIVKGGLVVDLGVRGFVPASLVEDYFVDDFEGYKGKSLSFKIVELDKDKNRLILSHRAVVEAEKASQKKTVIGQIKTGDVLDGKVQRIASFGAFIDLGGIDGLVHISQVSHEHVSDVSEVLSEGQEVKVKVLSVDPENERISLSIKETMPGPWSNIEERAAKGTVLDGKVKRLTSFGAFVEVFPGVEGLVHISQIAHKHINTPHEALKEGQEVQVKVLDVNAKEGRLALSIKDLLENPEAEEVIDYELPEENTGFSFGDVIGDQLKNFK